TGAAAAGTCAAAGTTTTAGGCAACGACCGGGCAATAGACCCGTGTCACGACAGACGCACACGAACTCTGTGCGTTTCTGAAAAGCGCCGAACGCGAGTTCTGCTTAGCTCTTATGCTTGTTTCGATGGGCAAACGCCATCAAACACGCACAAATCGCCACAAACCACGCAACAACGATTACGACTAAAGGAGACATTTTTTTGATACTCCACCCTGTTGAGGGGAATCTTATTATAAATGTCACACTTTATCAAGTGTAGTTAATGGCCCCCGACCAATATGACGCCGGTCAGGACAGCGACATAATGAAGCACAGCGCCGGTCAGCACATGGCCATGCCAGATGGCGCGGCGAAACTTGAGGGTTTTCATGGCGTAGAAGATGGTGCCGACGGAATAAACAACACCGCCAAGCGCCAGCAGGATCATGGCCGGTAGCGGCACTTCCTGCACCATCGGCTTGATGGCTATAACCACCAGCCAGCCAAGAATAAGATAGAGCACGATCCAGAACCCCTTACCCAGACCAGGCAGGAACAGCTTGGCCAGTATGCCAAGGGCGGCCAGCGACCAAACGCCGACGCTCATCCACAAGGCCCAGCCGCCTTTCAGCGCCTGCGTCGTGAAGGGGGTGTAACTCGCGGCGATCATCAGGAAAATGCCGGCGTGATCGAGACGGCGCAGCAGGGGCTGCCAGCGCGGCACGGCGAAATTATAGGCGGTCGAAAAGGCCAGCATGGCGATCATGCCGAGCGCATAGATGGTGATGGCGGCCACCTTGCCGAGCAGGCCGTGACTGACCGCCAGGCCCAGGGCCACGCCACCGCCGAACAGCGCAAAGGCCAGACCAACGATATGCACGATCAGATCGGCATGGCGGGCCCAGCGCGTCGGGTAATGCTGCAGTTTTTCGCTAATTTGCTCGAAGGTCATGCTGCCGTTTTACGCCTTTTCGGAGGTCACTGCCAATCACGTATACCACAACATAGTGACAGGATTGCTAACGCTCACGTAAACTTGAAAACACATCACAAGTCAAAGGTCAGGATTTATCAAGACAGATGACCGGTTCTTACGGCTTGTTCCGTAACAGCCGAAGTTCTATATCCGCAAAATGTTCCGTTCCCTTTCCTGCCCCCTCGCCCCTTTTTAGAGGTGAGAGGGAATTCTACCATCTGAAACCCCTCACCCGGCTCGATGTATCGAGCCACCCTCTCCCCTAAAAAGGGGCGAGGGGGGAAGATTGTGATGCCAAACACACAAAAACTCACACCCGGCCTTGTCGGTCTGTTCGCCCTGGCGTGTGGCGTCATCGTCGGCAATCTCTATTATGCCCAGCCGATCATCGCCCTGATCGCGCCGGCGGTTGGCCTGTCCGACCATACCGCCTCGCTGATCGTTTCCCTGACCCAGATCGGCTATGGCCTTGGCCTCCTGTTCATCGTGCCACTGGCCGACCGGACCGAAAACCGCCGCCTGACCCTGATCCTGCTGGCCGCTGCCTTCGTGAGCTTACTGGCGGCGGCCCTGACCAGCAATAGCGCGCTGTTCCTGATCGTGTCGTTGCTGATCGGCCTGGCCACCGTCGCCGTGCAGGTGCTGATCCCGCTGGCGGCGCACATGGCCTCCGATGAGAAGCGCGGGCAGATCGTCGGCAACATCATGGGCGGACTGGTGTTGGGCATCCTTTTATCGCGGCCGCTGTCCAGCCTGATCGCCGATCATTTCGGCTGGCGCGCCGTCTATTTCACCGCGGCCGCCTTCATGGTGCTGATGGGCGGCCTGCTCGCCCTCACCCTGCCGCGCCGCCAGCCCGACCACAAGACCACCTATGTGCGGCTGATCCATTCCCTGACCGTGCTGTGGCGGGCGCATCCGGCCTTACGCCTGCGCACCCTCTTTCAGGCCTGCATGTTCTGCGCCTTCTCGCTGTTCTGGACCGTGGCGCCGCTCGAACTGGCCGGGCGTTTCGGCCTCACTCAAACGCAGATCGCCCTGTTCGCCCTGGTGGGGGCCACCGGCGCCCTGGCCGCGCCTTTAAGCGGGCGTCTGGCCGATGCCGGCCATACCGTCAAGGCCACCTTCGGCGCGCTGGCGGTCGGGGCCGCGGCCATGCTGATCACGCTCCTGCCGTCGATGCGCGGCATCATCGTGCTGGCCCTTCTAGGCGTGGTGCTCGATTTCTGCGTCCAGATGAACATGGTACAGGGCCAGCGCGCCATCTACGCGCTCGATCCCTTAAGCCGTGGCCGCGTCAACGGCATCTACATGGCCGGCATCTTCACTGGCGGGGCGATTGGCTCGGCCATCTCCAGTCCGCTCTATGAAAGCGGCGGCTGGGAATATGTGGCGATGGCCGGCGGCATGGTGCCGCTGCTGGCGCTGGCGGTGTTTTTGATGACCTACAAGCGGGCGTGACCGCCTGATTAAGGTGAATCATCGGTTCACCTTATATTTCAACAGAAATACAAAACCTTTGAGTTAGTCTGTACCTCGACCACAACTCAAGAGCCGGTCACGGCCAAAGGTAGCGTTTTGTATTTTCTGTTGAATGACCTTATCCTGGATATCGACTCGGCGCATATTATGAACCCGCTCGATGCCGATCGCTTCGACGCGCTCAGCATCGATTACATCGCGCTTCTGGGTAAGGAAATGTTCGCGGAAGACCCGGCGACGCACCGCAAGAATCCCGAACGCGCCCGCCGCCTGGCCTATCTCATCCATATGAAGATGCCGCGCGTCAACGCCGCCCAGTTTTTCCCGACCTCCAATAGCGGCACGCCCGACAGCATCGACGCCAGCTTCAAGTCGATCAACGAATTGGCGCTGGGCATGCTGTATGAGCAGCAGAAGATCGGTCAACTCGACGCCGGCAAGATCGACACCCAAGTCTGGCACCGCATGGCGGCTTAAACGCCTAAAGGCGTTTAAGCTTTTTCGTAAGAGATTGCGTGCAAACGGGCCGTCGCCCTTGCCAAAACCCTTAAAAAGGCATGGGGTTTTGAAGTTTTCTAGATTGTTAAATCTCTGACCGGCGTGCCGTCGCGGCAATCGTAAACGTCATTCAAAAACCGCGGCGGCCTGTTCGGGCATCGTCCTGTCCTTCGACTTGCGAAGAGATACATAGATAGCGGCGACAAAGATCTGGTCTATGAGGGTGGAAGCGCCGTTGATAAGGCCTTGAGTGATGCTCAGAGAGAGCGGGACGTCCGCCATCGGCGTTACACTGGCTATGCCGCTGAGTGCAGCGCTGATGATGCCGGATATAATGCCCATCACGATAAGCAGCCCCAGAATGCCCCAGCGATGGTTGCGGGTCAGTTCGAAGGAACGCTTCACCGCGCCCCAAAGGCCAAGGCCGGGTTGCCCGACATAGGCCGGAATGGCGACGTAGGCGGCCAGTAGAAACATGATGCCCGGAATGATCAGCAACAAGCTCAGTAGCGCCGTTAACAGGCCTACGATAAAGCCTAAGATCAGGACAGGAAAAGCATTGCGCACGGCGTGCGATAACACGCTTGCCAGGTTCACCTTGCTCCCGCCCCCGCCAAGGATGGCGATTTCTGTGATTGCGCATGTACCGATCAGGTTCAGAATGATGAAGACCAGACCACCGCCGCCCAGCAGGGCGTAGACTTCAGGTCTCATCGTCATGAATGTCGTCTGCCAGTCGGTGCCGTTCGTGCTCGCCCATATGAACAGGCCGTAGTAGCTGGCCACGGCGGGCGCAATGGTGAACAATAGGCCAACCACGAGCAGGCTGCTCAGATTTTCACCGATGAGTTTGAAGAAGCGGCTGAAAACGCCACCGAATGTAAAATCCATATTAATCCCCCCGGCTATGTCTGGGGTAAGGTTATGACGTCAAAGGGCGCTTGCCAAGTCCTATAATCCGGCTTCGGTATGGGGCAGGGTTTGCACCAGATTGAACCAGTAGTCCTCGATGATCTGAACAACATTATCGTAATCGTCCAGGCTGATGGGCTTGACGACGAAGCCGTTAGCATAATCGTTATAGGCCGCCGCCAGATCACTAGCGGTCTCCGAACTGCTCAGAACCACGATAGGAAGACTGCGCAGGACGGGGTCGGCTTTGACGCGGCTCAAAAACTCCAGACCGCGCATCTTCGGCAGGTTCAGATCCATGAGAATAATGTCGGGTAAAGCCGTGGCCTTATAATCGCCTTCCTGCCTCAGCATGGCCATGCCCATCTCGGCCGAGTTGGCGACGGTGACGTGCGTCGGCATGGCAGAGCGCTTGAAAGCCAGTTTCATCAGGGTGGCGTCACCGGACGAGTCCTCGATCAGAAGCACCCTCGGTAAGTCTGTGCGTTCGGCGATGGTTGACATGATCGTTCCCGTGATGCGCGAAATGTTTTTCGCATTACGGATAGTCTATGACGCCTATATAATCTTTATTCCATGCTGAACGCACAGCGGAAAGGGACCGGAAGGCGGCCTTATCACCTGGCAGCGATGTCCTGATGGATGGCGGTGTGACCGCTTCATTTGCCGTCAGAGACTATGCGATCCCGGACCAGTGATGACTTCTTCGCCCAGTCAAAGGCGCTCAAAGGAATACTGCCGGCCATGGCGGCTGTCCCGGTGTCGTTCGGGTGCAAATGGTCGCCAACATCGAATTCCGGCCGCAGGCGCAAAGGCGCCTCGCTCATCCGCGTGGCGGTGTCGAAATCAAACACGCCGTCGAACAGGCTCTGTCCGCGAATCCACGTATTGATCGCCTGCCTTCGCGTTTCTTTTTCGGGCGAATAATAGCCCTCGAACACCGTGCCCTCGAAGGGTAAAAGCGTGCCGGCATAGATGCGCAAACCGCGTTCGTGGGCGCGTTCGGCCATCTGCTTCAGGCCAGCAATCATGTCCTCGGCCGAGACATAACCCGCCGAGCCCGGCCCTTGCGCATGGCCAAGATCGTTGATGCCGATCAGCACGATGACGGCGGCGGCGTTGGGTTGCGCCAGCACATCGCGATCGAAGCGCGCCAGACCGCCATCGCCAAAACGCGCCCAGGTGCCGTGGTGCAGCAGGCGATTGCCGCTCAGGCCCGCATTGACGACGCTCAAAGGGATGCCGGCGTCGTGCAGGCGGCGGCTCAAAAGCTCCGGCCAAGTCGCGCCGCTGTCAGGCGTGATACCGTAACCGTCGGTGATCGAGTTGCCAAAGGTGATCAGGGCGGTGTCTGCCTTGGTGCCGGAGACCTCGATCTCGGCCAGCCACGGAAAAGCGCTGCCGATGCCGATATCGGTCTTGGTATCGGGCAGATCAGCGGCGGATGTCTGGTTGCCGGGAGCGGTATAGAGTGCCCCGCGCTGGATGTCGTGGACGGTGAGCAGCGGCGTCGGGGCGCTGACATAGAGGCTGACAGCCAGCGCTGCGTGGGCTGAGATCTCCAGCGGCAGGGGATCGCTCAGGGCATAGGCGCCGGGGGCAATGGTGATGCCGGCATGGCTGGAAAAGGTGACGGCCTTGTCGGTGGCCGGATCGATGCGGCTGCCGCTGTCGCGGCGGGCGATACGGATATCATCGATGCGTAGCGGCGCTGATCCATAGGCATTGGAGAGACGAAGACGTACCGAGCTGCCACCTGCGCTGACCCGCACGATCTGGCGCAGGGTCATGTCGCTGATCACCGCCGCGCTGCCGGAAGGTTCGGGCGCGGCGTACCAGGTGGGAACCCAGGCCACGTGCGGGGCTTTTGCCAGAGCCGGCGCAGCGATCAGCGCGGCGGCAACGGTGATGGTGGCAAGTAAGGACTTTAAACGCATGGCGCGGGCCTCGGACATGATCGGATGCCCGCTACAGCTATCACGAATCGGCGGCGGCGGAAGTCTTGAAAAGACGCGCCTTCAGGCTGATCCACTTTTCCTCGATCACCCACAGATAGGGCTTGAGCGACTTGGCCGGCTTCTCGACGCCGTACCACGAGATCATGCCGGCCAGAATGGCCAGCGGCATCGCCAGGGCGATATTGATGTACCAGTGGCGCGACCAGGGGAAGACATCGACCAGGAACTGCTGGAAAATCCAGCCATAGAGATAGATGCCATAGGAGAAATCAGCCAGGCCGATGAATTTCACGCGCTTGAAATCGGTAACGCCGAGATAGAGGGTGAGATAGACCAAAGGCAGCATGGTCAGGTAATCGGCG
The window above is part of the Asticcacaulis sp. MM231 genome. Proteins encoded here:
- a CDS encoding hemolysin III family protein, whose translation is MTFEQISEKLQHYPTRWARHADLIVHIVGLAFALFGGGVALGLAVSHGLLGKVAAITIYALGMIAMLAFSTAYNFAVPRWQPLLRRLDHAGIFLMIAASYTPFTTQALKGGWALWMSVGVWSLAALGILAKLFLPGLGKGFWIVLYLILGWLVVIAIKPMVQEVPLPAMILLALGGVVYSVGTIFYAMKTLKFRRAIWHGHVLTGAVLHYVAVLTGVILVGGH
- a CDS encoding MFS transporter, giving the protein MPNTQKLTPGLVGLFALACGVIVGNLYYAQPIIALIAPAVGLSDHTASLIVSLTQIGYGLGLLFIVPLADRTENRRLTLILLAAAFVSLLAAALTSNSALFLIVSLLIGLATVAVQVLIPLAAHMASDEKRGQIVGNIMGGLVLGILLSRPLSSLIADHFGWRAVYFTAAAFMVLMGGLLALTLPRRQPDHKTTYVRLIHSLTVLWRAHPALRLRTLFQACMFCAFSLFWTVAPLELAGRFGLTQTQIALFALVGATGALAAPLSGRLADAGHTVKATFGALAVGAAAMLITLLPSMRGIIVLALLGVVLDFCVQMNMVQGQRAIYALDPLSRGRVNGIYMAGIFTGGAIGSAISSPLYESGGWEYVAMAGGMVPLLALAVFLMTYKRA
- a CDS encoding response regulator, giving the protein MSTIAERTDLPRVLLIEDSSGDATLMKLAFKRSAMPTHVTVANSAEMGMAMLRQEGDYKATALPDIILMDLNLPKMRGLEFLSRVKADPVLRSLPIVVLSSSETASDLAAAYNDYANGFVVKPISLDDYDNVVQIIEDYWFNLVQTLPHTEAGL
- a CDS encoding SGNH/GDSL hydrolase family protein; this encodes MSEARAMRLKSLLATITVAAALIAAPALAKAPHVAWVPTWYAAPEPSGSAAVISDMTLRQIVRVSAGGSSVRLRLSNAYGSAPLRIDDIRIARRDSGSRIDPATDKAVTFSSHAGITIAPGAYALSDPLPLEISAHAALAVSLYVSAPTPLLTVHDIQRGALYTAPGNQTSAADLPDTKTDIGIGSAFPWLAEIEVSGTKADTALITFGNSITDGYGITPDSGATWPELLSRRLHDAGIPLSVVNAGLSGNRLLHHGTWARFGDGGLARFDRDVLAQPNAAAVIVLIGINDLGHAQGPGSAGYVSAEDMIAGLKQMAERAHERGLRIYAGTLLPFEGTVFEGYYSPEKETRRQAINTWIRGQSLFDGVFDFDTATRMSEAPLRLRPEFDVGDHLHPNDTGTAAMAGSIPLSAFDWAKKSSLVRDRIVSDGK